One genomic segment of Paraburkholderia aromaticivorans includes these proteins:
- a CDS encoding homoserine kinase — protein MAVFTAVTEPQLAEWMRHYDLGDVVEFRGISSGIENSNFFLTTTRGEYVLTIFEKLTAEQLPFYLDLMRHLAAHRVPVPDPMPREDGALFGLLQGKPAAIVTKLEGAPELAPGVEHCIEVGQMLARMHLAGRDYPAYQPNLRSLPWWKETVPTILPFLEGEQRELLSSELAHQEAFFASADYAALPGGPCHADLFRDNAMFAHAAPDTGHEVRLGGFFDFYFAGCDKWLFDVAVTVNDWCVDLATGKLDDARTEAMLRAYQTVRPFTVEENRHWGDMLRAGAYRFWVSRLYDFHLPRAAELLKPHDPGHFERILRERLSGVALPGIHTSCN, from the coding sequence ATGGCTGTCTTCACCGCTGTCACTGAACCCCAACTTGCAGAATGGATGCGCCATTACGACCTCGGCGACGTCGTCGAATTTCGCGGCATCTCCTCCGGTATTGAGAACAGCAACTTCTTTCTGACGACAACGCGCGGCGAATATGTCCTCACGATCTTCGAAAAGCTGACGGCCGAACAACTGCCGTTCTATCTCGACCTTATGCGGCATCTCGCCGCGCACCGCGTGCCGGTGCCGGACCCCATGCCACGCGAAGACGGCGCGCTGTTCGGGCTGTTGCAAGGCAAGCCCGCCGCGATCGTGACGAAGCTCGAGGGCGCGCCGGAATTGGCGCCGGGCGTCGAACACTGCATCGAGGTCGGGCAAATGCTGGCGCGCATGCACCTGGCGGGACGCGACTACCCGGCCTATCAGCCGAACCTGCGCAGCCTGCCATGGTGGAAGGAAACCGTGCCGACCATTCTGCCTTTTCTGGAAGGCGAGCAACGTGAGTTGCTGTCGTCCGAACTGGCGCATCAGGAAGCCTTTTTCGCCTCGGCCGATTACGCCGCGCTGCCCGGAGGTCCGTGCCACGCCGATCTGTTCCGCGACAACGCCATGTTCGCCCACGCCGCTCCTGACACGGGCCACGAGGTGCGCCTGGGCGGTTTCTTCGACTTCTACTTCGCCGGCTGCGACAAGTGGCTGTTCGACGTGGCGGTGACGGTCAACGACTGGTGCGTCGACCTCGCCACCGGCAAACTCGACGATGCACGCACCGAAGCGATGCTGCGCGCCTATCAGACCGTGCGCCCGTTCACCGTCGAAGAAAATCGTCACTGGGGCGACATGTTGCGCGCCGGCGCATACCGTTTCTGGGTCTCGCGCCTGTATGATTTCCATTTGCCGCGCGCGGCCGAGTTGCTCAAACCACACGACCCCGGCCATTTCGAGCGCATTCTGCGCGAACGCCTGTCCGGTGTTGCACTTCCAGGCATTCATACCTCATGCAACTGA
- a CDS encoding chromate transporter, with amino-acid sequence MDHDLTSSVPELAPTPTLREIFGGFLGLGLISFGGALPLARRALVEQRRWLSADEFTDLLGLCQFLPGGNVINLSVAMGMRFRGVPGALAGLLGLIAGPSLVVIGLGVLYEHTQDDPHIRHLFAGLAAAAAGLLISMAVKILLPLRHSPMAALIAALGFIAIAIMRLPLLPTMLVLTPLSIYIASRSAR; translated from the coding sequence ATGGACCACGATCTCACCTCGTCCGTGCCCGAGCTGGCACCCACGCCCACATTGCGGGAAATCTTCGGCGGCTTTCTCGGCCTCGGGCTGATCTCGTTCGGCGGCGCACTGCCGCTGGCGCGACGCGCGCTGGTCGAACAACGCCGCTGGCTGAGCGCCGACGAATTCACCGACTTGCTGGGCCTGTGCCAGTTCTTACCGGGCGGCAACGTGATCAACCTCTCGGTCGCGATGGGCATGCGCTTTCGCGGCGTGCCGGGCGCACTGGCGGGCCTGCTCGGACTGATCGCGGGACCGTCTCTGGTGGTGATCGGGCTCGGTGTGCTGTACGAGCACACGCAAGACGACCCGCACATTCGCCACCTGTTTGCCGGTCTGGCCGCCGCGGCGGCCGGACTGTTGATCTCGATGGCCGTGAAGATCCTGCTGCCGTTACGGCATAGTCCGATGGCCGCGCTCATCGCGGCGCTCGGCTTCATTGCGATTGCGATCATGCGTTTGCCGCTTCTGCCCACCATGCTCGTGCTGACGCCGCTCAGCATCTACATCGCATCGCGGAGCGCACGATGA
- a CDS encoding AMP nucleosidase, translating to MNNDTNQRAVQTPANSFPTESFDDATEAVTRLSAIYEANTSFLRDAFARYRRNELFPSRVRACYPFVRVCTEVNTHIDSRRSYGFVAGPGVFETTVTRPDLFGNYYREQLRLLAKNHHVQIEVGVSDQPIPIHFAFAEGIHLEGDLDRERLFLMRDVFDTPDLALLDDRIVNGTYEPQPGEPHPLALFTAARVDFSLHRLKHYTATSPTHCQNYVLYTNYQFYIDEFVKLGRTMMAHTDDEEQRAYRSEYTSFVEPGDVVTYNENLGEQAQEGTAPPRLPQMPAYHLKRADGSGITMVNIGVGPSNAKTITDHIAVLRPHAWIMLGHCAGLRNTQRLGDYVLAHGYVREDHVLDDDLPLWVPIPALAEVQVALERAVAQVTQLDGVELKRVMRTGTVASVDNRNWELRDHREPVQRLSQSRAIALDMESATIAANGFRFRVPYGTLLCVSDKPLHGELKLPGMADQFYRAQVDQHLQIGVKAMELLRMNGLHRLHSRKLRSFAEVAFQ from the coding sequence ATGAACAACGATACCAATCAACGCGCGGTGCAGACTCCCGCCAACAGCTTCCCAACCGAATCCTTCGACGACGCGACCGAGGCCGTCACGCGCCTCTCGGCGATCTACGAAGCGAACACTTCGTTCCTGCGCGACGCCTTCGCGCGCTATCGCCGCAACGAGCTGTTCCCGAGCCGCGTGCGCGCCTGCTATCCCTTCGTGCGCGTGTGCACTGAAGTCAACACGCATATCGACTCGCGTCGTTCGTATGGTTTCGTCGCGGGCCCGGGCGTCTTCGAAACGACCGTCACGCGGCCGGATCTGTTCGGCAATTACTATCGCGAGCAATTGCGCCTGCTGGCGAAGAACCATCACGTGCAGATCGAAGTCGGTGTCTCGGACCAGCCGATTCCGATTCATTTCGCCTTTGCCGAAGGCATCCACCTCGAAGGCGATCTGGATCGCGAGCGCCTGTTCCTGATGCGCGACGTGTTCGACACACCGGACCTCGCGCTGCTCGACGACCGCATCGTCAACGGCACGTATGAGCCGCAGCCGGGCGAGCCGCATCCGCTCGCGCTGTTCACGGCGGCGCGGGTCGATTTCTCGCTGCATCGGCTGAAACACTATACGGCGACTTCGCCCACGCATTGCCAGAACTACGTGCTGTATACGAATTACCAGTTCTATATCGACGAGTTCGTCAAACTCGGCCGCACGATGATGGCCCATACCGACGACGAAGAGCAGCGCGCCTATCGCAGCGAATACACGTCGTTCGTCGAGCCCGGCGACGTGGTCACGTACAACGAGAACCTCGGCGAGCAGGCGCAGGAAGGCACGGCTCCGCCGCGCCTGCCGCAAATGCCGGCGTATCACCTGAAGCGCGCCGACGGCAGCGGCATCACGATGGTCAACATCGGCGTCGGGCCGTCCAATGCGAAGACCATTACGGATCACATCGCCGTGCTGCGTCCGCATGCCTGGATCATGCTCGGCCACTGCGCCGGGCTGCGCAACACGCAGCGTCTCGGCGACTATGTGCTGGCGCACGGCTATGTGCGCGAGGATCACGTGCTCGACGACGACTTGCCGCTGTGGGTGCCGATTCCGGCGCTCGCCGAAGTGCAGGTCGCGCTGGAACGCGCGGTCGCACAGGTCACGCAACTGGACGGCGTCGAATTGAAGCGCGTGATGCGTACGGGCACGGTGGCGAGCGTGGACAACCGCAACTGGGAATTGCGCGATCACCGCGAGCCGGTGCAGCGCCTGTCGCAAAGCCGCGCGATTGCACTCGACATGGAAAGCGCGACGATCGCCGCCAACGGCTTCCGTTTCCGCGTGCCTTACGGCACCTTGCTCTGCGTATCGGACAAGCCCTTGCATGGCGAGCTGAAGCTGCCGGGCATGGCCGATCAGTTCTATCGCGCGCAGGTCGATCAGCATCTGCAGATCGGCGTGAAGGCAATGGAGCTATTGCGGATGAACGGGCTGCATCGTTTGCATAGCCGCAAGCTGCGCAGCTTCGCGGAAGTGGCGTTCCAGTAA
- a CDS encoding MarR family winged helix-turn-helix transcriptional regulator — protein sequence MTQRSALPFTLDEQLCFALYSTSLAMTKAYKPLLDKLGLTYPQYLTMLVLWESDDITVKDMAARLNLDSATVTPLLKRLETQGLVARVRGVDDERLVYVRLTKAGSALKRQAREVPAEIFCATQQTPEFLLRLRDDLTRLRATLNDYMDH from the coding sequence ATGACCCAGCGCTCCGCTTTGCCCTTCACGCTCGACGAGCAACTCTGCTTCGCCCTCTACTCCACCTCGCTCGCCATGACGAAGGCGTACAAGCCGCTGCTCGACAAGCTCGGCCTGACCTATCCGCAATATCTCACGATGCTGGTGCTGTGGGAGAGCGACGACATCACGGTGAAAGACATGGCCGCGCGCCTGAACCTCGATTCGGCGACGGTCACGCCGCTGCTCAAGCGACTCGAGACACAGGGGCTGGTGGCACGCGTGCGCGGCGTCGACGACGAGCGTCTCGTCTATGTGCGGCTCACCAAAGCCGGTTCGGCACTCAAGCGCCAGGCGCGCGAAGTGCCCGCGGAAATCTTCTGCGCGACGCAGCAGACGCCCGAATTTCTGCTGCGTCTGCGGGATGACCTGACTCGCCTGCGCGCCACCCTCAACGATTACATGGACCACTAG
- a CDS encoding BPSS1780 family membrane protein → MQLIEVPAKTGYVWFRQGIWLFRKNPLAFLTLFFTYLLVMTLVSQIPVIGGVLPLAFIPGVAVGFMAACRNTIAGKPVFPTILVDGFHSYGPVVAKRLLVLGVLYVVAMALVLAGSALADGGMLLKVMLGAATMDQDAIANSNIPLAVITALALYLPVAMIFWFSPILTAWHDVPPVKAMFFSIVSCWRNRGAFIVFGALWFAVAITVSLGLSALMQALGAGDFAFAVLMPATMIVTTMLYCSFYATYRGCFGVQTPETPDLPTTPAA, encoded by the coding sequence ATGCAACTGATCGAAGTCCCCGCGAAAACCGGCTATGTGTGGTTCCGGCAGGGTATCTGGCTGTTCCGTAAGAACCCGCTCGCGTTCCTGACGCTGTTCTTCACCTATCTGCTGGTGATGACGCTCGTGTCGCAGATTCCCGTGATCGGCGGCGTGCTGCCGCTCGCGTTCATTCCGGGCGTCGCGGTCGGTTTCATGGCGGCGTGCCGCAACACGATTGCCGGCAAGCCGGTGTTTCCGACCATTCTGGTGGACGGTTTCCACTCGTATGGCCCGGTGGTCGCCAAACGGCTGCTGGTGCTCGGCGTGCTCTACGTCGTCGCGATGGCGCTGGTGCTGGCCGGTTCGGCGCTCGCCGACGGCGGCATGCTGCTGAAGGTGATGCTGGGCGCCGCCACGATGGATCAGGACGCGATAGCCAATAGCAATATTCCGCTAGCAGTCATCACCGCCTTGGCGCTTTACCTCCCGGTCGCAATGATTTTCTGGTTCTCGCCGATTCTCACCGCTTGGCATGACGTGCCGCCCGTCAAGGCAATGTTCTTCAGCATCGTCAGTTGCTGGCGCAACCGCGGCGCGTTCATCGTGTTCGGCGCGCTCTGGTTCGCAGTGGCGATCACGGTATCGCTCGGCTTGTCCGCGCTGATGCAGGCGCTGGGCGCCGGCGACTTCGCGTTCGCGGTCCTGATGCCCGCCACGATGATCGTGACGACCATGCTGTACTGCTCGTTCTACGCAACCTATCGCGGCTGTTTCGGCGTGCAAACGCCCGAAACACCGGACTTGCCAACCACACCGGCGGCTTGA
- a CDS encoding TIGR00730 family Rossman fold protein — protein MTKRKVIPSLRSLADQERATAKKARASWQMFTIMAEFIEATEYLSEIRPAVSIYGSARLKPNSPYYKLATQIARKLSDAGFAVISGGGPGIMEAANKGAHAGKAPSVGLNIELPHEQSGNQWQDISLRFRHFFTRKVTFVKNSDAVIVMPGGFGTLDELAEVLTLIQTKKSRHVPIILVGAEFWEGLLGWFKNSLAPMGLINPTDMDLMQVIDDPDQVLEAVLKFYEDREEAEPQPTKSDEDRMFYL, from the coding sequence ATGACTAAGAGAAAAGTGATTCCGAGTCTGCGATCACTCGCAGATCAAGAGCGCGCAACGGCCAAAAAGGCCCGCGCATCGTGGCAGATGTTCACGATTATGGCAGAGTTTATCGAGGCGACCGAGTACCTCTCGGAGATTCGCCCGGCTGTCAGCATCTATGGTTCGGCTCGCCTGAAACCCAACTCGCCCTACTACAAACTGGCCACGCAAATCGCGCGCAAGTTGTCGGATGCCGGCTTCGCGGTGATCTCGGGCGGCGGCCCGGGCATCATGGAGGCGGCCAACAAGGGCGCTCATGCAGGCAAGGCGCCGTCCGTCGGGCTGAACATCGAATTGCCGCACGAGCAATCGGGCAATCAGTGGCAAGACATTTCGTTGCGCTTCCGCCATTTCTTCACGCGCAAGGTCACGTTCGTGAAGAACTCCGACGCGGTGATCGTCATGCCCGGCGGCTTCGGCACGCTGGACGAACTCGCCGAAGTGCTCACGCTGATCCAGACCAAGAAGTCGCGTCACGTGCCGATCATTCTGGTGGGCGCCGAGTTCTGGGAAGGCCTGCTTGGGTGGTTCAAGAACTCGCTCGCGCCAATGGGCCTGATCAACCCTACGGACATGGACCTCATGCAGGTCATCGACGATCCGGATCAGGTGCTCGAAGCGGTGCTGAAGTTCTATGAAGACCGCGAAGAAGCCGAGCCGCAGCCGACCAAGTCGGATGAAGACCGGATGTTCTATCTGTGA
- a CDS encoding chromate transporter, with translation MNDTLVSLAVIFSQLSLLAFGGGNTILPEMQRQVVDVHHWMPASEFSALFALAQAAPGPNLMIVTLVGWHVAGWAGMLVTSVAKFGPSSLVTILAMHAWERFKDRPWRRYAQSGLVPVTAGLVAASASLIAEASNPTAIAWAITAFTAVMAMKTRIHPLWLLAAGSLIGLTGFGQL, from the coding sequence ATGAACGACACGCTCGTTTCCCTCGCCGTTATCTTCAGTCAGCTTTCGCTGCTCGCATTCGGCGGCGGCAATACGATTCTTCCGGAGATGCAGCGGCAAGTGGTGGATGTGCATCACTGGATGCCGGCGAGCGAATTCAGCGCGCTGTTCGCGCTCGCGCAAGCCGCACCCGGGCCGAATCTGATGATCGTCACGCTGGTCGGCTGGCATGTGGCCGGCTGGGCCGGCATGCTGGTGACCTCGGTGGCGAAGTTCGGCCCGTCGTCGCTCGTGACGATACTCGCGATGCATGCGTGGGAGCGATTCAAAGACCGCCCGTGGCGTCGCTATGCGCAGTCGGGACTGGTGCCGGTGACCGCCGGCCTCGTCGCGGCGAGCGCCTCGCTCATTGCCGAGGCGTCGAACCCGACGGCAATCGCGTGGGCCATCACGGCCTTCACCGCCGTGATGGCGATGAAGACGCGCATTCATCCGCTGTGGCTGCTGGCGGCCGGCAGTTTGATCGGGTTGACCGGCTTCGGGCAGCTTTGA
- a CDS encoding organic hydroperoxide resistance protein, translating into MNILYKASATSTGGRDGRAVSSDNALDVKLAAPRELGGTGAAGTNPEQLFAAGYSACFLSAMKFVAGQHKKTLPADTQVTAEVGIGPNDKGGFALDIDLRVSLPGLDADAARELVDAAHQVCPYSNATRNNVAVRLQVA; encoded by the coding sequence ATGAACATCCTCTACAAGGCAAGCGCAACGAGCACCGGTGGCCGCGACGGCCGTGCCGTGTCGTCGGATAATGCATTGGACGTCAAGCTGGCCGCACCGCGCGAGCTGGGCGGCACTGGCGCAGCGGGTACGAATCCGGAACAACTGTTCGCCGCCGGCTACTCGGCGTGTTTCCTGAGCGCCATGAAGTTTGTCGCCGGCCAGCACAAAAAGACTTTGCCGGCAGACACGCAAGTCACGGCGGAAGTCGGCATCGGCCCGAACGACAAAGGCGGCTTCGCGCTCGATATCGACCTGCGCGTTTCGCTGCCGGGTCTGGACGCCGACGCGGCGAGGGAACTGGTCGACGCGGCCCATCAGGTCTGCCCGTACTCGAACGCCACGCGCAACAACGTCGCGGTCCGTTTGCAAGTCGCCTAA
- a CDS encoding cryptochrome/photolyase family protein, translating to MTRVRRLNDTFDTGLVWLRRDLRSTDNAALYYALKHCERVWCVFVFDTTILRPLVEVWRARHPDTPPQDRRVEFILAALGELDEALRVKGGGLIVLHGDPAELVPILAGDLGVDAVFANHDYEPVAIERDETVREQLADAERQWLTFKDQVIFERDEVLTAQSKPFTVFTPYKNAWLKQLTAFDLKPYPVEKYAKHLAALPSKLDRQLPTLEQLGFAPSSLGELKLPTGMSGAQHLLDDFMTRIDSYADRRDFPAAKGPSYLSMHLRFGTVSIRTLARLAHEMSLQPDGQGSATWLSELIWRDFYFMILAHHPRLASGASFKEEYDRLRWERGPEADEAFAAWCDGRTGYPLVDAAMLQLNRTGYMHNRLRMVTASFLVKDLGVDWRLGERYFAEQLNDFDFSANNGGWQWAASTGCDAQPYFRIFNPVTQSEKFDAEGRFIKRYLPQLAKLPSKWIHAPWQAGAERLAECGVVLGKDYPAPIVDHAEARARTLARFGK from the coding sequence ATGACACGCGTCCGACGACTCAACGACACCTTCGACACCGGTCTGGTCTGGCTTCGCCGCGACCTGCGCAGCACGGACAACGCCGCGCTCTACTACGCGCTCAAGCACTGCGAGCGCGTGTGGTGCGTATTCGTGTTCGATACGACGATCCTGCGGCCTCTGGTCGAAGTCTGGCGGGCTCGCCATCCAGACACGCCGCCGCAGGACCGCCGCGTCGAGTTCATTCTCGCGGCGCTGGGTGAGCTGGACGAGGCGTTGCGCGTCAAGGGGGGCGGTCTGATCGTGTTGCACGGCGATCCGGCCGAATTGGTGCCGATACTGGCCGGCGACCTCGGTGTGGACGCGGTGTTCGCGAATCACGACTACGAGCCGGTCGCAATCGAGCGCGACGAGACGGTGCGCGAGCAACTCGCCGATGCCGAACGCCAATGGCTGACGTTCAAGGACCAGGTGATTTTCGAACGCGACGAGGTGCTCACGGCGCAGAGCAAACCGTTCACGGTGTTCACGCCGTACAAGAATGCCTGGCTCAAGCAACTGACCGCGTTCGATCTGAAGCCGTATCCCGTGGAAAAGTACGCCAAGCATCTGGCCGCACTGCCGTCGAAGCTGGATCGCCAGCTACCGACGCTCGAACAACTCGGCTTTGCGCCAAGCAGCCTCGGTGAACTCAAGCTGCCCACCGGCATGAGCGGCGCGCAACATCTGCTCGACGATTTCATGACCCGCATAGACAGCTACGCCGACCGGCGCGACTTCCCCGCGGCCAAGGGCCCGAGCTATCTGTCGATGCATCTGCGCTTCGGCACCGTCTCGATCCGCACGCTCGCACGCCTTGCCCACGAGATGTCGCTGCAACCCGACGGACAGGGCTCGGCTACGTGGCTGTCGGAACTGATCTGGCGCGACTTCTACTTCATGATTCTGGCGCATCATCCGCGGCTCGCGAGCGGGGCGTCGTTCAAGGAAGAGTACGACCGGCTGCGCTGGGAGCGAGGACCGGAAGCGGACGAAGCATTCGCCGCGTGGTGCGACGGACGCACAGGCTACCCGCTGGTCGACGCCGCCATGCTGCAACTGAACCGCACCGGCTACATGCACAATCGCTTGCGGATGGTGACGGCGAGTTTTCTGGTCAAGGATCTCGGCGTGGACTGGCGGCTCGGCGAGCGATATTTCGCCGAACAGCTAAACGACTTCGATTTCTCGGCGAATAACGGCGGCTGGCAGTGGGCGGCGTCGACGGGATGCGATGCGCAGCCTTACTTCCGGATTTTCAATCCGGTCACGCAGTCCGAAAAATTCGACGCCGAAGGACGCTTTATCAAGCGCTACCTGCCTCAGCTTGCAAAGCTGCCGTCGAAATGGATTCATGCACCGTGGCAAGCGGGCGCGGAACGGCTCGCCGAATGCGGTGTGGTGTTGGGCAAAGACTATCCGGCGCCGATCGTGGACCATGCCGAAGCACGGGCGCGTACGTTGGCCCGCTTTGGCAAGTGA
- a CDS encoding transcriptional regulator GcvA, with protein MARNLPPFPALRAFEAAARHESFSAAANELHVTHGAISRQVAALEKWLGVQVFQRRGKRVHLTGDGRRYLSTVRAAFDSIALATDQLRDTGVVHVLRVNALPTFAMKWLLPRLHQFQRKVPNVELRLSTSNAPVDTLDGFDVAVRRGPAHWANCVSGHFLGESEIPVCSPALLRRSPINVADDLARHVLLHSDTRPEAWSNWLSAAGVMVKCRKKQSFDHFYLALQAAVDGLGVALGPLPLLSDELVSGRLVVPLAGPRIDARGYWWVARREVAQAPLVEQFCEWLQAQGDQTHQEETGSAEATR; from the coding sequence ATGGCTCGTAACCTTCCTCCTTTTCCGGCGCTGCGCGCCTTCGAAGCCGCCGCGCGGCATGAAAGTTTCAGCGCCGCGGCGAACGAACTGCATGTGACGCACGGTGCAATCAGCCGGCAGGTTGCGGCACTCGAAAAGTGGCTCGGCGTGCAGGTGTTCCAGCGGCGCGGCAAACGCGTGCACCTGACTGGCGACGGTCGCCGCTACCTGTCCACCGTTCGGGCTGCGTTCGACAGCATCGCGCTCGCGACGGATCAATTGCGCGATACGGGCGTCGTCCATGTGCTGCGCGTGAATGCGCTGCCTACGTTCGCGATGAAATGGCTGCTGCCACGGCTGCATCAGTTCCAGCGCAAGGTGCCGAACGTGGAGTTGAGACTGTCGACCTCGAACGCGCCAGTCGACACCCTGGACGGCTTCGACGTGGCGGTTCGGCGCGGCCCCGCGCACTGGGCCAACTGCGTGAGCGGCCATTTTCTTGGCGAGAGCGAGATTCCCGTATGCAGTCCGGCGCTATTGCGGCGCTCGCCGATCAACGTCGCCGACGACCTCGCGCGGCACGTGCTGCTGCATTCCGACACGCGGCCGGAAGCATGGAGCAACTGGTTGTCGGCGGCTGGCGTGATGGTGAAATGCCGGAAGAAGCAATCGTTCGATCACTTCTATCTGGCCTTGCAGGCTGCGGTGGACGGTCTTGGCGTGGCGCTCGGCCCGTTGCCCCTGCTCTCGGACGAACTGGTGTCGGGGCGGCTCGTGGTGCCGCTGGCGGGCCCGCGCATCGATGCGCGCGGCTACTGGTGGGTCGCGAGGCGCGAGGTCGCGCAGGCGCCGCTAGTCGAGCAGTTCTGCGAATGGCTGCAAGCGCAAGGCGATCAGACCCACCAGGAAGAAACGGGCAGCGCCGAGGCTACCCGTTAG